The genomic stretch GTCAGATTTCGTCCTGATGCCGATGCTCCTCAACCAGAAGTAACCATAATTCCAGATTTACAAAGATTAGGAGATTTAAACCTCAATATTGCTGATATTCAAGATTCTTTACAAACAACTATAAGCGGTTTAGTTATATCTCAATTACAAAGAGGCGATCGATTAATTGATATTCGAGTACAATTAGATCCTACTCTGGTAAAAGATGTTAATGCCTTATTGGAAGTACCTTTATTCAGTAGTGATAATCGTCTTATTCGTTTAGGAGATGTGGCAAGTATTAGCACAGGAGTAGCTCCTTCCCAAATTCAAAGAATTAATCAAAGACAGGTATTTCTCATTGCAGGAAGTTTAGCTGAAGGTACGTCATTAGGCCCTGGTATTGCAGAAGTAAAAAGTATATTAGATGAGATTGATTTACCTCAAGGTATTCGTATTTTACCAAGTAGTGCAGAAGAAAGTAACGACAAATTACAAGCATCTTTACCAATTCTAGGCAGTTTAGCGGCCTTTTTAGTGTTTGTAGTCATGGCAGTACAGTATAATTCTTTAATCGATCCTCTCGTGATTATGTTCACTTTACCCTTAGCTTTATGTGGAGGAATTATTGGTTTATATGTCACTGACACTCCTATTGGTGCAACAGTAATTGTGGGAGCAGTTTTATTGATTGGGATTGTGGTTAATAATGCGATCGTCATGATAGAATCAGCAAATCAAATCTACGAAAAACAACTGGAAAACCCTAATATAAAAATCCCTAGTCGTTATGTCGCTATTGTTCAAGCCTCATCCCAAAGATTAAGACCAATTTTTATGACAACTATTACCACAGTGTTAGGGATGTTTCCCGTTGCGTTAGGTACTGGTGACGGAGGAGAATTTTTGCAACCTCTCGGAATAGTTGTATTTTCAGGATTATCTTTAGCTACTCTTTTAACTTTATTCCTTATTCCCTGTCTTTATCTATTACTTCATCAACCCTTTAGTTTTGGTACTCCCTCGATCGTATTTCATGAAGACACACTAAAAACTATAATCACAGAACAACCAAGAGAGGTAATAACTAAAATGTAACTTAAGTAGGTTAGGAATTAGGAATTAATTGTTCATCAATTCTCTGTTTTCATCAAAAGACTTTTTCCTCAGCCCCTATTTACTAAATTTTGATATTTTATTGCTAATTGTTAAAAATATAACCAGACAAAAAATATAGTTTATAATAGAGTTATAAAGAGATTGAGTTGGGTGAGTATCTACTGTTAATTTGTCTCTCAATTTCTTGATTTAAAATTTAGTGAGAGGATGATTAACTAATGGAAATTACTAATAATTTAGCCACATTAGAACAGTTAATTATTAAGGTTAAAAAAGCTCAAAAACAGTACGCTTATTTTACCCAAGAGCAAGTCGATCGAATTTTTAAAAGAGCTGCTTTAGCCGCGAATGATGCCCGTATTCCCTTAGCAAAAATAGCTTGTAGTGAAACAGGTATGGGAATTATTGAAGATAAAGTCATAAAAAATCACTTTGCTTCTGAAATTATTTATAACAAATATCGAGATGAAAAAACTTGTGGAGTTATCGAAAAAGACGAATTATATGGCATTGAAAAAGTAGCCGAACCTTTAGGCATAATTGCAGGAATTATTCCCACCACCAATCCGACTTCTACTGCAATTTTCAAAACTCTTTTAGCTTTAAAAACTCGTAATGCTATTATTTTATCTCCTCATCCTAGAGCAAAAAAATGTACTGTGGAAGCCGCCAGAGTTGTCCGAGATGCCGCCATTGCTGCCGGTGCGCCTGAAGATATTATCGCTTGGATAGATGAGCCAACTTTAGAAGTATCCCAAGCCTTAATGCAACATCCTGAGATTAAGCTCATTTTAGCAACCGGTGGTCCAGGTATGGTAAAAGCAGCCTATTCTTCAGGACATCCTTCTCTCGGAGTTGGTGCAGGAAATACCCCTGCGGTTATCGAAAAAAGTGCCGATATTAAAATGGCGGTATCTTCTATCATGCTCAGTAAAACCTTTGATAATGGGATGATTTGTGCCTCTGAGCAGTCAGTAATCGTTGAAAATGACATCTATGATGAGTTTAAGCAAGAATTTGAACTTAGAGGAGCTTATTTTGTTAATTTTGATGATTTAGACAAGTTAAGAAATATTATTCTCAAAGATGGTAGAATTAATGCTGACATAGTAGGGCAATCCGTGACAAAAATTGCTCAATTAGCAAATATTACCATTCCTCATGATAGTAAATTGTTAATTGCTGAAGTAGAAAATATCGGTTTTGATGAACCTTTATCCTATGAAAAACTATCGCCAATTTTGGCAATGTATCGATCAAATACCTTTGAAGAAGCCACAGAAAAAGCAAGTAAGTTAGTTGAATTTGGCGGAAAAGGACATACATCTTGTATTTATATTAGTCCTGAAAAACAAGATTTAATCGAGTATTTTGAAGAAAGAATGGATACCAGTCGAGTATTAGTAAATACTCCTTCTTCTCAAGGGGCTATTGGCGACTTATATAATTTCCGCCTTGATCCTTCTTTAACTCTTGGTTGTGGTAGTTGGGGAGGTAACTCTATCAGTGGAAATGTGGGGGTGCATCATTTACTCAATGTTAAGACTATCACGGAACGACGAGAAAATATGCTTTGGTTTAGAGTGCCACCGAAAGTTTATTTCAAATATGGCTGTCTTCCCGTTGCCTTGAGTGATTTGGCAGGAAAACATCGTGCTTTTATTGTTACCGACAAGCCTCTCTATGACTTAGGAGTAACGATAAAAATTGAAAATGTTTTAGAGCAAATGGGCATCAAATATGATGTATTCTATGATGTAGAGCCTGATCCTTCTTTAAGTACCGTTCATCGAGGATTAGTATTACTCAATAAATTTAACCCTGACGTAATTATATCAGTGGGTGGTGGTTCGCCTATGGATGCGGCGAAAATTATGTGGTTACTTTATGAACATCCAGAAATAGAATTTGAAGGTATCGCCACTCGTTTTATGGATATTCGTAAACGAGTTTATGATTTACCCACCCTAGGTACTAAAGCGATGATGGTAGCTATTCCCACCACATCGGGTACAGGCTCAGAAGTAACCCCTTTTGCGGTGGTGACGGATGATAAAACTGGTATTAAATATCCCTTAGCAGATTATGCTTTAACTCCCAATATTGCGATCGTTGATCCTGAGTTAGTATTAAATATGCCTAAAAGTTTGACTGCTTTTGGTGGTATTGATGCACTTACCCACGCTTTAGAAGCCTATGTTTCCATTTACTCAACAGAATTTACCAGTGGTTTATGCTTAAAAGCCATCGGTTTGCTTTTTAAATATCTTCCTAGTGCTTATCATAATGGAGCAAAAGATGTTAAGGCAAGAGAAAAAGTTCATTCGGCGGCGACAATTGCGGGGATGGCGTTTGCTAATGCTTTCTTGGGTATTTGTCACTCTTTAGCCCATAAATTGGGCTCACAATTCCATGTACCTCACGGTTTAGCCAATGCTTTGATGATAAGTAATGTGATTCGCTATAACGCTACGGATGCACCTTTTAAACAAGCGATTTTCCCT from Geminocystis sp. NIES-3709 encodes the following:
- the adhE gene encoding bifunctional acetaldehyde-CoA/alcohol dehydrogenase — translated: MEITNNLATLEQLIIKVKKAQKQYAYFTQEQVDRIFKRAALAANDARIPLAKIACSETGMGIIEDKVIKNHFASEIIYNKYRDEKTCGVIEKDELYGIEKVAEPLGIIAGIIPTTNPTSTAIFKTLLALKTRNAIILSPHPRAKKCTVEAARVVRDAAIAAGAPEDIIAWIDEPTLEVSQALMQHPEIKLILATGGPGMVKAAYSSGHPSLGVGAGNTPAVIEKSADIKMAVSSIMLSKTFDNGMICASEQSVIVENDIYDEFKQEFELRGAYFVNFDDLDKLRNIILKDGRINADIVGQSVTKIAQLANITIPHDSKLLIAEVENIGFDEPLSYEKLSPILAMYRSNTFEEATEKASKLVEFGGKGHTSCIYISPEKQDLIEYFEERMDTSRVLVNTPSSQGAIGDLYNFRLDPSLTLGCGSWGGNSISGNVGVHHLLNVKTITERRENMLWFRVPPKVYFKYGCLPVALSDLAGKHRAFIVTDKPLYDLGVTIKIENVLEQMGIKYDVFYDVEPDPSLSTVHRGLVLLNKFNPDVIISVGGGSPMDAAKIMWLLYEHPEIEFEGIATRFMDIRKRVYDLPTLGTKAMMVAIPTTSGTGSEVTPFAVVTDDKTGIKYPLADYALTPNIAIVDPELVLNMPKSLTAFGGIDALTHALEAYVSIYSTEFTSGLCLKAIGLLFKYLPSAYHNGAKDVKAREKVHSAATIAGMAFANAFLGICHSLAHKLGSQFHVPHGLANALMISNVIRYNATDAPFKQAIFPQYKYPNALFRYAQIADYLHLGGVTEEEKVEKLVEAIENLKREVGIPATIKEVLSIEDEVFYSALDNLAEEAFDDQCTGTNPRYPLIKDLKELYITAYRGFNLESQFDNPISAIPINN